The Panthera uncia isolate 11264 chromosome C1 unlocalized genomic scaffold, Puncia_PCG_1.0 HiC_scaffold_3, whole genome shotgun sequence genome includes a region encoding these proteins:
- the LIMS2 gene encoding LIM and senescent cell antigen-like-containing domain protein 2 isoform X2 has translation MAARLGALAASGLYRRRQHRQSPPPAALGNMSNALANAACQRCQARFAPAERIVNSNGELYHEQCFVCAQCFRPFPEGLFYEFEGRKYCEHDFQMLFAPCCGSCGEFIIGRVIKAMNNNWHPGCFRCELCDIELADLGFVKNAGRHLCRPCHNREKAKGLGKYVCQRCHLVIDEQPLMFKNDAYHPDHFSCTHCGKELTAEARELKGELYCLPCHDKMGVPICGACRRPIEGRVVNALGKQWHVEHFVCAKCEKPFLGHRHYEKKGLAYCETHYNQLFGDVCYNCSHVIEGDVVSALNKAWCVNCFSCSTCNSKLTLKNKFVEFDMKPVCKRCYEKFPLELKKRLKKLSELAARKAHPKSVGLNSA, from the exons ATGGCAGCCCGGCTGGGCGCGCTCGCCGCGTCGGGGCTCTACCGGCGGCGCCAACACCGGCAgagcccgccgcccgccgcgctCGG CAACATGTCCAACGCCTTGGCCAATGCGGCTTGCCAGCGCTGCCAAGCCCGCTTCGCCCCTGCAGAGCGGATCGTTAACAGCAACGGGGAGCTGTACCATGAGCAGTGCTTCGTGTGTGCGCAGTGCTTCCGGCCGTTCCCCGAGGGGCTCTTCTACGAG TTCGAAGGCCGGAAGTACTGTGAACACGACTTCCAGATGCTGTTTGCTCCATGCTGCGGGTCCTGCG GTGAGTTTATCATCGGCCGTGTCATCAAGGCCATGAACAACAACTGGCACCCCGGGTGCTTCCGCTGTGAGCTGTGTGACATTGAGCTGGCTGACCTGGGCTTCGTGAAGAATGCAGGCAG GCACCTGTGCCGGCCTTGCCACAACCGTGAGAAGGCCAAGGGCCTGGGCAAGTATGTCTGTCAGCGGTGCCACCTGGTCATTGACGAGCAGCCCCTTATGTTCAAGAATGACGCCTACCACCCCGACCACTTCAGCTGCACCCACTGCGG gAAGGAGCTGACCGCCGAGGCCCGGGAGCTGAAGGGGGAGCTCTATTGCCTGCCCTGCCACGACAAGATGGGCGTCCCCATCTGTGGGGCCTGCCGCCGGCCCATCGAGGGCCGTGTGGTCAATGCACTGGGCAAGCAGTGGCATGTGGAG cACTTTGTCTGCGCCAAGTGTGAGAAGCCATTCCTGGGGCACCGGCACTATGAGAAGAAGGGCCTGGCCTACTGTGAGACCCACTACAACCAG CTCTTTGGGGACGTCTGCTATAACTGCAGCCATGTGATCGAGGGAGATG TGGTGTCAGCCCTCAACAAGGCCTGGTGTGTGAACTGCTTCTCCTGTTCCACCTGCAACAGCAAGCTGACCCTGAA GAACAAGTTTGTGGAGTTCGACATGAAGCCCGTGTGTAAGAGATGCTATGAGAAGTTCCCACTGGAGCTGAAGAAGCGGCTGAAGAAGCTGTCAGAGCTGGCCGCCCGCAAGGCCCACCCCAAGTCTGTGGGCCTCAACTCTGCCTGA
- the LIMS2 gene encoding LIM and senescent cell antigen-like-containing domain protein 2 isoform X1 encodes MTGSNMSNALANAACQRCQARFAPAERIVNSNGELYHEQCFVCAQCFRPFPEGLFYEFEGRKYCEHDFQMLFAPCCGSCGEFIIGRVIKAMNNNWHPGCFRCELCDIELADLGFVKNAGRHLCRPCHNREKAKGLGKYVCQRCHLVIDEQPLMFKNDAYHPDHFSCTHCGKELTAEARELKGELYCLPCHDKMGVPICGACRRPIEGRVVNALGKQWHVEHFVCAKCEKPFLGHRHYEKKGLAYCETHYNQLFGDVCYNCSHVIEGDVVSALNKAWCVNCFSCSTCNSKLTLKNKFVEFDMKPVCKRCYEKFPLELKKRLKKLSELAARKAHPKSVGLNSA; translated from the exons ATGACGGGAAG CAACATGTCCAACGCCTTGGCCAATGCGGCTTGCCAGCGCTGCCAAGCCCGCTTCGCCCCTGCAGAGCGGATCGTTAACAGCAACGGGGAGCTGTACCATGAGCAGTGCTTCGTGTGTGCGCAGTGCTTCCGGCCGTTCCCCGAGGGGCTCTTCTACGAG TTCGAAGGCCGGAAGTACTGTGAACACGACTTCCAGATGCTGTTTGCTCCATGCTGCGGGTCCTGCG GTGAGTTTATCATCGGCCGTGTCATCAAGGCCATGAACAACAACTGGCACCCCGGGTGCTTCCGCTGTGAGCTGTGTGACATTGAGCTGGCTGACCTGGGCTTCGTGAAGAATGCAGGCAG GCACCTGTGCCGGCCTTGCCACAACCGTGAGAAGGCCAAGGGCCTGGGCAAGTATGTCTGTCAGCGGTGCCACCTGGTCATTGACGAGCAGCCCCTTATGTTCAAGAATGACGCCTACCACCCCGACCACTTCAGCTGCACCCACTGCGG gAAGGAGCTGACCGCCGAGGCCCGGGAGCTGAAGGGGGAGCTCTATTGCCTGCCCTGCCACGACAAGATGGGCGTCCCCATCTGTGGGGCCTGCCGCCGGCCCATCGAGGGCCGTGTGGTCAATGCACTGGGCAAGCAGTGGCATGTGGAG cACTTTGTCTGCGCCAAGTGTGAGAAGCCATTCCTGGGGCACCGGCACTATGAGAAGAAGGGCCTGGCCTACTGTGAGACCCACTACAACCAG CTCTTTGGGGACGTCTGCTATAACTGCAGCCATGTGATCGAGGGAGATG TGGTGTCAGCCCTCAACAAGGCCTGGTGTGTGAACTGCTTCTCCTGTTCCACCTGCAACAGCAAGCTGACCCTGAA GAACAAGTTTGTGGAGTTCGACATGAAGCCCGTGTGTAAGAGATGCTATGAGAAGTTCCCACTGGAGCTGAAGAAGCGGCTGAAGAAGCTGTCAGAGCTGGCCGCCCGCAAGGCCCACCCCAAGTCTGTGGGCCTCAACTCTGCCTGA
- the GPR17 gene encoding uracil nucleotide/cysteinyl leukotriene receptor — MNGLEVASPGLTANSSLATAEQCGQETPLENILFASFYLLDFILAFVGNALALWLFIRDHKSGTPANVFLMHLAVADLSCVLVLPTRLVYHFSGNHWPFGEIPCRLTGFLFYLNMYASIYFLTCISADRFLAIVHPVKSLKLRRPLYAHLACAFLWVVVAVAMAPLLVSPQTVQTNHTVVCLQLYREKASHHALVSLAVAFTFPFVTTVTCYLLIIRSLRQGPRVEKRLKNKAVRMIAMVLTIFLVCFVPYHVHRSVYVLHYRGHGTSCAAQRILALGNRITSCLTSLNGALDPVMYFFVAEKFRDALCNLVCGKRLSGPPPSFEGKTNESSLSARSEL; from the coding sequence ATGAATGGCCTCGAGGTGGCTTCCCCAGGTCTGACTGCCAACTCCTCCCTGGCCACTGCAGAGCAATGTGGCCAGGAGACGCCGCTAGAGAACATTCTCTTCGCCTCCTTCTACCTCCTGGATTTCATCCTGGCTTTTGTTGGCAATGCCCTGGCCCTGTGGCTTTTCATCCGGGACCACAAGTCGGGTACCCCCGCCAACGTATTCTTGATGCACCTGGCCGTGGCCGACTTGTCCTGTGTGCTGGTCCTGCCCACCCGCCTCGTCTACCACTTCTCTGGGAACCACTGGCCGTTTGGGGAAATCCCGTGCCGCCTCACCGGCTTCCTCTTCTACCTCAACATGTACGCCAGCATCTACTTCCTCACTTGCATCAGCGCTGACCGCTTCCTGGCCATCGTGCACCCTGTCAAGTCCCTCAAGCTCCGCAGGCCCCTCTACGCGCACCTGGCCTGTGCCTTCCTCTGGGTGGTGGTGGCCGTGGCCATGGCCCCACTGCTGGTGAGCCCACAGACCGTGCAAACCAACCACACGGTTGTGTGCCTGCAGCTGTACCGGGAGAAGGCCTCCCACCATGCCCTCGTGTCCCTGGCCGTGGCCTTCACCTTCCCGTTTGTCACCACTGTCACCTGCTACCTGCTTATCATCCGCAGCCTGCGGCAGGGCCCCCGCGTGGAGAAGCGCCTCAAGAACAAGGCGGTCCGCATGATCGCCATGGTGCTCACCATCTTCCTGGTGTGCTTCGTGCCCTACCACGTGCACCGCTCTGTCTACGTGCTGCACTACCGCGGCCACGGCACCTCGTGCGCCGCCCAGCGCATCCTGGCCCTCGGAAACCGCATCACCTCCTGCCTCACCAGCCTCAACGGGGCGCTCGACCCAGTCATGTACTTCTTTGTGGCCGAGAAGTTCCGTGACGCCTTGTGCAATTTGGTCTGTGGCAAAAGGCTCTCGGGGCCACCCCCCAGCTTTGAAGGGAAAACCAATGAGAGCTCGCTGAGTGCCAGGTCTGAGCTGTGA